CGCGCCTGGGACACGTCCTCTCCGGCGGACGCCACGTGGCTAAAGTGCTCGTACTCTACCCCCTTAACAGCATCTGGACCAACTACCAGCCCCAGAAAGCCAGCACAACGAGCAAAACAATTGAAGGCAACTTCAATTTCATTACAGATTCACTCCTGAGACTCCACTACGACTACGACTATGTGGATGAGGACGTCCTGATCGGCTCAAAGGTCGCAAAAGACAAAATAAAAATTGCCAACGAGGAATATTCGCTTCTTATTTTACCCCCTCTTACACACATCAAAAAAGACACCTTCCAGGTAATAAAGAAGTTTGTTGAAAACGGCGGCAGGGTAATTGCCGATACCATCCTGCCTTTTGAATTCCTGGAAGCTGAAGGCGACGGCGCCGCGGGCGAAATGAAGGAACTCTTCGGCGTTAACCCTAAAAACCTCTTTTCAGAGTTCAAAAGCGGCAAGGAGTTCTCAGGCATCAAATCAAAAAAGAATGTCTATCTCTACGGCGGAAAAGGAAAAACAAAGCCGGAGCGCCGCGAAGTGCTGGGAAAACTGTTAAATAAAATCCTTTCACCAGACGTGATTATAGATAATGAAGAGGTATTCTACCTCCACCGCGTAAAAGACGGCTACGACATCTATTTCATCGTTAACACTTCCCAGAAAGAAATTGGCTCTGTTGAAATATCTTTTGAAAAGACGGGAAGCCCCGAACTCTGGGACCCCGCTTCAGGCGAAATTAAACCGCTCTACGTCTACCAGATTAAAAACGGCAGGACGGTTGTAAATCTTCATTTCTCAGAAAGCCAGTCGCACATTGTTATAATAAGAAACAGCGTAAAGAAGCCTTTTATACAGGAAACAAACCTTGTTGTGGAGAGTTTCGACGGAAAGAAAATCTCAGGTTATCTTGAAAACAGCGACAAAGAGGCTTTTGCTAAGGTCGAAACAAATAACGGCGTAAAAAGGCTTAAGACCCCGCAGGTGAAACCCCCGGCTCCAATAAAGCTGGGCAGAACGTATAATTTCGACATCAAAGAAGATAACGCACTTTTAATCCGTAGCTGGAAGATGAAATTAGAGGATGAAAGTGACTCTAAGGGCTATTCAGACCCCTCTTTCGATGACTCAGAATGGCTTAAGGTTACAAACGGCGCCTGGGAAATGCAGCTCCCGCAGGAAAGGGATAATGAAACTTATCCCGTTACACTCTGGTACCGTACCACTTTTGAAATAGAAAACATGCCTGAAAAATTAAACCTCCTTATCGACGGCTTTAGCGGAAAGGAGCATACACTATTCATAAACGGACAGGAGATAAAAGACAAGGGACAGAGGAGCTATCTCGACGCTGAAATTAAAGAGATCGACATTAGCAGGTTTGTCCATGAAGGGCAAAACCACGTTGCCGTAAGGCTCACAGCACAAAGAAGGACAGACGGCATACTGGACCTTCTGAAGATAACAGGAAAGTTCGCCCTTGCAAAGACTGAAGAGGGCTATAAAATAGTAAAGAAAGAAAATAAAATTAAATTAGGCGACTGGACAAAACAGGGCTACCCCTTCTTCTCGGGCACAGGTATATATGAGACAGAGTTCAGGGTGCCTGAAGATTACAAGAACGGGAAGTTCTTCCTCGAGGTCAATCTTGGCGAGGATGTCCTGGAAGTAAGCATGAACGGTCATGAAGGCAGGGTCCTGCCCTGGCACCCTTACAGGCTCGATGTTACAGACATGGTTCAGACAGGTAATAATACTATTCAGCTTAAGGTAACAAATACACTGATAAATGTACTTGAAGCAGTGCAGAAAAAGTCCGGAATTTTTTCTGAACCTGTAATTACATTTAAACCATTATACGTTATTTCTTTATAATCTTAAGTTATAGAGGCATCTAATGAATACGAGAGGAGTACTTGTTGTAGGAAGCGCAAATATGGACATGGTAGTTGTATGTGAAGACTTCCCGAAACCCGGTGAAACAATTTTAGGACGCCAGTTCGGCATGTTCGCCGGGGGCAAGGGGGCCAACCAGGCCGTATGCAGCGCTAAGCTGGGTGGAAAAACTTTCTTCGTCGGTAAAATGGGTAACGATATGTTCAGGGATAAATTGTCTCAGAATATGCAGACCGACGGCGTCAGGCTGGAATATCTCTTAATCGACAAAACTGAACCGACCGGAATAGCTTTAATTACAGTCAACGGTTACGGACAGAATGAAATCGTGGTGGTATCAGGCAGCAATATGAAACTCTCTCCTGAGGATATAAAACAGAACGAGGAGGCCTTCTCGCAGTCCGGCGTAGTAATAACACAGCTTGAAATACCGCTTGAGACCGTCGTGGAGACTGCACGCATCGCAAAAAAACATGGGGCCATGTTTATCCTTAACCCCGCCCCGGCCAGAAGGCTTCCCGATGAACTGCTGAAGATGGTGGATTACATTACCCCGAACGAAATTGAGCTTGGAATGCTTTCCGGAATCCCCGTCATCGATACAGATTCAGCCGCTCTTGCCTCCAGGAGGCTCATTGATACGGGGGTGAAAAATGTAATCGTGACACTTGGCTCAAAAGGCGCTCTTCTTGTAAACAGCCAGAAGAGTGAACTTTTTGCAGCAAGAGAAGTCGATGTTGTAGACAGCACGGCTGCCGGCGACGCCTTTAACGGCGCCCTGGCTTTTGCACTCTCAGAGGGAAGGACGGTCGACAAGGCTATCCAGTTTGCAAACATTGTGGCGTCCTACTCTGTTACAAAGCTGGGTGCGCAGACTTCCATGCCTACAATGGATGAAATCAAAGCCGCAAAAGTGATTTAAATATAAGGGAACAAGTTATGAAGAAAAATGGGATACTGAATTCTGAACTCTCGCGCGTTGTTGCTCAAATGGGACACACAGACAAACTGGTCATCTGCGACAGCGGCCTTCCTATTCCGAGAAATGCTGAGGTGATAGACCTTGCACTCAGCACAAACCTGCCGCGTTTTATAGAAACCCTTAAAGTCATCTTAGAGGAGCTTCAGATCGAAGAGGCAATTGTTGCCGAAGAAATGCTGGACGTAAGCTGCGGCGTTTATGATGAGGTGACAAGCCTTCTGCCTAAAGTAAATATACAGAAGGTTTCTCACGAGGAATTTAAGAATATTACGAGAAACCCTGAGGGAAATATCGCCTTCGTCCGCACGGGTGAAGCTACCCCGTATGCAAATATCATACTCATTTCAGGCGTAACTTTTAACTAATACGGAAAAACTTGATGCAGTACAGAAAATTTGGAAATCTGGATTGGAAAGTCTCTGAAATAGGTTTCGGAGCCTGGGCAATCGGGGGCGACATGTGGGGGCGCCAGGATGACACTGAATCAATTAAAGCCCTCCATAAGGCAATGGACCTTGGAGTCAACTTTATCGATACCGCCCAGGGATACGGAAAAGGACACAGCGAGGAGATTATAGGAAAAGTCCTCAAAGAACGCTCAGAAGAAATCTATGTGGCAACTAAAATTCCCCCTGTCCCCGATACCCCGTGGCCTCCGCCGGAGGACTTCGACGTAAACATATCTTTCCCTGCCGAATACATCATTAAGCAGTGCGAAGGATCCTTAAAAAGGCTTAAGAGGGATTATATCGATGTCTATCAGTTCCATACCTGGGCTCCCGGCT
This portion of the Ignavibacteria bacterium genome encodes:
- the rbsK gene encoding ribokinase, whose translation is MNTRGVLVVGSANMDMVVVCEDFPKPGETILGRQFGMFAGGKGANQAVCSAKLGGKTFFVGKMGNDMFRDKLSQNMQTDGVRLEYLLIDKTEPTGIALITVNGYGQNEIVVVSGSNMKLSPEDIKQNEEAFSQSGVVITQLEIPLETVVETARIAKKHGAMFILNPAPARRLPDELLKMVDYITPNEIELGMLSGIPVIDTDSAALASRRLIDTGVKNVIVTLGSKGALLVNSQKSELFAAREVDVVDSTAAGDAFNGALAFALSEGRTVDKAIQFANIVASYSVTKLGAQTSMPTMDEIKAAKVI
- the rbsD gene encoding D-ribose pyranase; protein product: MKKNGILNSELSRVVAQMGHTDKLVICDSGLPIPRNAEVIDLALSTNLPRFIETLKVILEELQIEEAIVAEEMLDVSCGVYDEVTSLLPKVNIQKVSHEEFKNITRNPEGNIAFVRTGEATPYANIILISGVTFN